The following nucleotide sequence is from Lysobacter panacisoli.
CCGGAGCGCAGGGGTTCCTACTCAAGGACGCCGCGCCGGAGGACCTGCGCGATGCCATCGCGCGCGTGGCCGCGGGCGAGACGCTGCTGCAGCCGGTGAGCACCGAACCGGTGCGCGCGCGCTACCAGTACCACGCGCAGGAGGCGCCGCGCGAAACCTTCACCGAGCGCGAGGTCGCGATCCTGCGCCTGCTCGCCGGCGGCTATTCGAACAAGGAGATTGCGCGCGCGATGTTCCTCGCCGAAGGCACGGTGAAGAACTACGTGTCGGTGATCCTGGAGAAGCTCGGCACGCGCGACCGCACGCGTGCGGTGCTGAAGGCCATCACGCTGCGGGTGATCTGATCACGATGCCAGCGCACGCACGGTCATCAGGCCGAGCACGGTCATCGCCAGCGAACCGAGCAGGTGCAGCGCGATGATCGCGAACGCCCAGGCGTAGTCCTGGCGTTGCAGCAGGGCGACCGTTTCCGCCGAGAACGTCGAGAAGGTGGTGAGTCCGCCGAGCAGGCCGGTGATCACGAACAGCCGCCATTCCGGCGCCAGTCCCGACCATTGCCCGAAACCGGCCACGGCCAGTCCAACCAGGTAGCCGCCGACCAGATTGGCCGCGAGCGTACCCATCGGCACCGCGTGATGCACGTGGTTGAGCGCCAGGCTCAAGCCCCAGCGGGCCCAGGCGCCGAGCGTGGCGCCGGCGGCGATGGCCAGCAGCGAATAGAACATGGGATGCCTCCGTCAGCTGCCGTCAGGGTAATCCAGGCGCGCGCGCACGGACCGCCAGCCGGCGCAAAGCAGATTCCGTGGTAGCGAGAATCCCCTTCATCACGTGGAGGACTAGACTGCGGTTCTCCCCCAAGCGTCGCCCCCCGCCATGAGTGACCGTATCCGCCACGCCGGCCTGCGCGAGAAGCGCATGAGCGCCGAGCAGGCCGCTGCCCTGATCCATCCCGGCATGACCGTCGCGATGAGCGGCTTTACCGGCGCCGGCTATCCCAAGGCCGTGCCGCAGGCGCTGGCCGCGCGCATCGACGAAGCCCACGCACGCGGCGAAGCCTTCCGCATCAACGTCATGACCGGCGCCTCCACCGCGCCGGAGCTGGACGGCGCGCTCGCTCGCGCGCACGGCATCGAACTGCGCCTGCCTTACCAGTCCGACCCGAACCTGCGCGAGCGCATCAACGCCGGCGAGCTCAACTACATCGACATGCACCTCAGTCATGTCGCGCAGTACACATGGTTCGGCTATTTCGGCGCGGTCGATGTGGCCGTGGTCGAAGTGACGGCGATCGACGAGGCCGGCCATCTGGTGCCTTCGTCGTCGGTCGGCAACAACAAGACCTGGCTGGAGCAGGCCGACAAGGTGATCCTCGAGGTCAACCACTGGCAGCCGGACGCGCTCGACGGCATGCACGACGTGTACTACGGCACCGCGCTGCCGCCGAACCGCAAACCCATCCCGCTGGTCCATCCGGACGACCGCATCGGCGAGCCTTACCTTCGCTGCGATCCCGACAAGGTGATCGCGGTGGTCGAGACCAGCGCGCCGGACCGCAATTCGCCGTTCACGCCGCCCGACGCGGCGTCGAAGCAGATCGCCACGCACCTGCTCGACTTCCTCGCCCACGAAGTCCGACGCGGCCGACTCACGCCGCAGCTGCTGCCGTTGCAGTCGGGCGTGGGCAACATCACCAACGCCGTGCTCGCCGGTCTGGGCGAAGCCGGCTACCGCGACCTCACCGCGTTCACCGAGGTCATCCAGGACGGCATGCTCGACCTGCTCAAGCGCGGCGTGCTGCGCATGGCGTCGGCGACGTCGTTCTCGCTCAGCCCCGAGGGGATCGACGAGTTCCTGGCAAACGTCGATTTCTACCGCGACCGCATCGTCCTGCGCACGCAGGAGATGTCGAACCATCCGGAGCTGGTGCGCCGACTGGGCTGCATCGCGATGAACGGGATGATCGAGGTCGACCTCTACGGCAACGTCAACTCGACCCACGTCGCCGGCACGAAGATCATGAACGGCATCGGCGGCAGCGGCGATTTCGCACGCAATGCGTACCTGTCGGTGTTCATGTCGCCGAGCACGGCGAAGAACGGCGCGATCTCGTCGATCGTGCCGATGGCCAGCCACGTCGACCACACCG
It contains:
- a CDS encoding response regulator; this translates as MSDAPLRIALADDQAIVRAGLRALLERHGIVVALEADDGAQLLERLAQTPVDVILSDIRMAGMDGIEALRQLRERGDATPVLLLTTFDESELLLRAREAGAQGFLLKDAAPEDLRDAIARVAAGETLLQPVSTEPVRARYQYHAQEAPRETFTEREVAILRLLAGGYSNKEIARAMFLAEGTVKNYVSVILEKLGTRDRTRAVLKAITLRVI
- the crcB gene encoding fluoride efflux transporter CrcB translates to MFYSLLAIAAGATLGAWARWGLSLALNHVHHAVPMGTLAANLVGGYLVGLAVAGFGQWSGLAPEWRLFVITGLLGGLTTFSTFSAETVALLQRQDYAWAFAIIALHLLGSLAMTVLGLMTVRALAS
- a CDS encoding acetyl-CoA hydrolase/transferase family protein, with product MSDRIRHAGLREKRMSAEQAAALIHPGMTVAMSGFTGAGYPKAVPQALAARIDEAHARGEAFRINVMTGASTAPELDGALARAHGIELRLPYQSDPNLRERINAGELNYIDMHLSHVAQYTWFGYFGAVDVAVVEVTAIDEAGHLVPSSSVGNNKTWLEQADKVILEVNHWQPDALDGMHDVYYGTALPPNRKPIPLVHPDDRIGEPYLRCDPDKVIAVVETSAPDRNSPFTPPDAASKQIATHLLDFLAHEVRRGRLTPQLLPLQSGVGNITNAVLAGLGEAGYRDLTAFTEVIQDGMLDLLKRGVLRMASATSFSLSPEGIDEFLANVDFYRDRIVLRTQEMSNHPELVRRLGCIAMNGMIEVDLYGNVNSTHVAGTKIMNGIGGSGDFARNAYLSVFMSPSTAKNGAISSIVPMASHVDHTEHDVMVIVTEQGLADLRGLAPRQRAQRIIDQCAHPDFRPMLQDYFDRACRESFGKHTPHLLGEALSWHQRFVETGSMRM